The Syntrophorhabdaceae bacterium genome segment GAAATCGACGAAGACCTGTTTCCTGATAAGCCCTGCGTTCATGCCGCCGGCAATGAAACCCGGGGCGATCCCGACGACAGTAACACCATGGCGGGACCACTCGGATGCAAGGTTCCGCGTCATCACCATCAGCCCGGCCTTGCTCATGGCATAAGGAAGGAAACCCTTTTCACCATAGAGGGCGACCTGGGAGATTATATTGATGATCCTGCCTGATTTCTGCTCCAGCATACGCTTCCCGAATATCTGGGAGACGTAGAATGTTCCCTTCAGGTTCACATCGATCGCCCTGTCAAAATTCTCTTTCTTTGTTTTTTCAGAGGGAACGAGGGGATTGACGATGCCGGCGTTGTTGATGAGTACATCCACCTTGCCCCAGGTATCCCAGACCTTTCCCGCAACCTTTTCCATCTCCTCGTAGTTCGTGATATCAGCGGCGAAGGCAAGCACCTTTTTTCCTTTGAATTCCTCGTCAAATTTGCTTATTGCCTCTGCGTCCCTGTTGCATACTGCCACCGATGCACCTTCCGCGAGGAATGCCTCTGCCATGGCCTTTCCCAGGCCTTTAGCTCCGCCGGTAATAAAAACGACCTTATCCTGAAACCTCATATGTTACCTCCGTATAATTTTTTAATCCTTTCATCAAAAAGCCCGATGAGGGCTTCGTCATTGCCGACCGTCATTCCCGTAACCTTATGCCAGACGTCCTCCCTCTCCATGCAGAGGTATATGAAAAGTCCCTTGTTTTTACTTTTCAGGAGTTTGTAGAGCATTCTGTAGACCCTGATCCTCTGCTGTTTGATATATCTCATCTTTCCGTCCTCTCCCCTGATGAATTCGCCGTGGAGCAGGTTTTTCCTGTTGTTCTCCATGAAATGACCGAGGAGTTTTTGAGGGAAGCGGAGAAGCCCCAGGCTGATCCAGATAATCCTGTCCATGTCGAGGAGCCTGCCGATATCTTCAATGAGATACCGGTAATCCCTTTCGAACCCGGGATAGATGATCACCGGGTCAAAGTGAAGCCCCACGAAGCACCCCGCATCCTGGGCCTTCTTAGCTGTTCTTAACCGTTTATAAAGAGGGCTCGTCCTTTTCTCTTCCTGATCGATGATCTGCTGGGGAGATACCGAAAAGGAGATGATCGTGTAAGGGTTGAGGTACGGCATCAGGTGATCGATATAGGCCCACTTCGATTTCAGTTCTATGAGGGCCTTTTTCCGTTCGCCGAAGAATTCTATAAGCGGCCTGTTGAGGTCATACCGCCTGTCAAGCGCGAGACTGTCGGAAAGCTCACCTGTTCCGAACCTGAGGATGTGCCGGGTCTCCTTTTTGATCATCTCGTCTATCTGGGAGGTCACATAGGGGATGTCGTCGTGTATTGTGATCGATGGGGAATTGAGATATGCCTTCAGTATACAGTACGAACACGAGAGGGCGCAGCCCTCAATGAGGTCAATCGTCTTGTAGCCGCAGCAGATGTGGTTCTTTGTCCCTGGACAGTCCCGTACAATGTTGCCCTGTGACGCGACGCGTTCAACCTTGAGTGAGTTCAAGGATGCTCCTTATATAACCGTCTTCCAGAATTGTCCTCAGTTTTTCGATGGAGGCCTTCACATCGTTTTCACTTTTTATCTTCAACAATATATCAATATACTCCTTTTCAAAAAAAGGGTCTACCTTAATGTCGATATTCGGCGGCAGCGCGCAGCGTTGTTTAACGGTAAAAAGGTCTTTTTCCATAGACGACAGGATAGGATAGTTCCTTTTCTTCAATCGTGTTTTCAGGTCTCTCCCATCGCCTGCCGCACGCAGCCCTCTGAAATTGATCGCGCCTTTTTTGATCTTGATGAGGATAAGCATCTCCAGTATTTCTCTCAATAAGCTCTCGGTAAGGCGGAGAGGGGATACAAGGGAGATAATGTCATTTCTTTCCTGCACATCGAATCCAAGGAGATATTCAATGTTCTTCATTGAAACCCCGTGCCGGACAAGAAAACCCATCAGGGGTTCCCCTTCGTTCGCTATTGCGACAAAGTTGTTGAGAACCTTTTCATGGGGTTCAAGCGACAACAGCGTCATTGTCCCGAAGATCCTTTGCCGGGGGAAACCCGCACTGACCATCTTTTCCAGCGCACAGGCCTTTTCAACGGTATTAAGCCCTCTTCCAAGGTTGTCGTGGATCGACATGAGAATGGCCTCATCGGCGCCGGCCTTTTTGATTATTGCGGGGACCTTTGTGAATCCGAGCTTTTTTGCTGACGCAATCCTTTTGAACCCCGTTATGATGATCGGGGGGGAGGCATCGAGAAGAAGGACGGGCTGGACGATACCGATCTCTTGTATCGATTCCGTGAGGATCTCATCTTCCAGAGGATAGGAAATACAGAAACGTCTGTCGTTGATATTGATATCGTTCAGCGGAATTGTTTTCATCTGCAAAGAAAGATAACACCTTTTGTTCTGTTTATTGTACAAGAAATTGGAATTTGGTGTCAATATTGCGGTATATTATCAGATCAACACGAGGAGGGAACCATGAAGAAATCGATCGGGGCGAGGACCATGATATTTCCCACGCCGGTTCTTGTCGTGGGCTCATACGATAAGGCAGGGAAGCCGAACGCAATGACCGTCGCGTGGGGAGGGATATGCTGCTCGCAGCCGCCCTGTGTAGGGATCTCACTGAGAAAGGCAACGTATAGTTATGGGAATATTGTTGAAAGGAAGGCCTTTACAATTAATGTCGCGACAGAACAATACGTGAAAGAAGCGGATTATTTCGGGATTGCTACCGGAAAGAAGGTGGACAAGTTCGCGACAACAGGTCTGACGCCCGTTAAAAGCGATTGTGTCGATGCCCCCTATATCAGGGAATTTCCTTTTATCCTTGAATGTAAACTGATCCGGACCGTGGAGATCGGCCTGCATACACAGTTCATAGGCGAGATACTGGACGTGAAGGCAGATGAGGATATCCTCGGCAGGGACGGTCTCCCTGACATCGGGAAGATCAAACCTCTTGTATATGCCGCGGAGATACGGAACTACTACGGGTTTGGAAAATTCCTCGGCAAGTCATTCTCGATCGGAAAAAAATATTCATCAGTATTGATTGACAGTCATTAGAACAATAAGATATAAAAATAGATTGTGTCTATCTTTAGATGGTGAGATTTTCCCGGTTTGGCTTGTAAGGTTTTCCGTCAGGAATATCCTAAATGCTTTAGTGCTTTCAGGAAGGCGCATAGGTAGATGGTCATGTTAATAAAAGATGTCGTTGGTCTGGAGAGTGAGGCCGAATCAATAGTGCTGCAAGCGCACACCGAAGCGAAGCAACTGGAGAAGACCGTGGAAGAAGAGATTGTTTCCTACCGGAAGAAACTTACCGAGGAGACGCACCAGAGGATCGCTGAATTCCAGAGAAACACAGAGGAGAGATACAGGAATGCGTTGGCCGCTGCCGAAGGAGAACTGAAGACGGTTCTTGATGCCCTGGACCGG includes the following:
- a CDS encoding flavin reductase family protein, producing the protein MKKSIGARTMIFPTPVLVVGSYDKAGKPNAMTVAWGGICCSQPPCVGISLRKATYSYGNIVERKAFTINVATEQYVKEADYFGIATGKKVDKFATTGLTPVKSDCVDAPYIREFPFILECKLIRTVEIGLHTQFIGEILDVKADEDILGRDGLPDIGKIKPLVYAAEIRNYYGFGKFLGKSFSIGKKYSSVLIDSH
- a CDS encoding SDR family NAD(P)-dependent oxidoreductase — its product is MRFQDKVVFITGGAKGLGKAMAEAFLAEGASVAVCNRDAEAISKFDEEFKGKKVLAFAADITNYEEMEKVAGKVWDTWGKVDVLINNAGIVNPLVPSEKTKKENFDRAIDVNLKGTFYVSQIFGKRMLEQKSGRIINIISQVALYGEKGFLPYAMSKAGLMVMTRNLASEWSRHGVTVVGIAPGFIAGGMNAGLIRKQVFVDFLSNKTPIGRMAKVEEITGLVLFLTSPEAQYINGETIVIDGGMTGYTAEPLVDFIMAGQGK
- a CDS encoding ParB/RepB/Spo0J family partition protein; this encodes MKTIPLNDININDRRFCISYPLEDEILTESIQEIGIVQPVLLLDASPPIIITGFKRIASAKKLGFTKVPAIIKKAGADEAILMSIHDNLGRGLNTVEKACALEKMVSAGFPRQRIFGTMTLLSLEPHEKVLNNFVAIANEGEPLMGFLVRHGVSMKNIEYLLGFDVQERNDIISLVSPLRLTESLLREILEMLILIKIKKGAINFRGLRAAGDGRDLKTRLKKRNYPILSSMEKDLFTVKQRCALPPNIDIKVDPFFEKEYIDILLKIKSENDVKASIEKLRTILEDGYIRSILELTQG